One genomic segment of Erinaceus europaeus chromosome 18, mEriEur2.1, whole genome shotgun sequence includes these proteins:
- the HOXD13 gene encoding homeobox protein Hox-D13: MSRAGSWDMDGLRADGAAAGAAPASSSGSSSSSAAAAAQGQGRGFLSAPVFAGAHSGRAAAAAAAAAAAAAAAASGFAYPGTSERAGSASSSSSAVGVAARPEAPSAKECPAPGGAAAPPGAPALGYGYHFGNGYYSCRMSHGVGLQQNALKSAPHASLGGFPVEKYMDVSGLASSSVPANEVPARAKEVSFYQGYTSPYQHVPGYIDMVSTFGSGEPRHEAYISMEGYQSWTLANGWNSQVYCAKDQPQGSHFWKSSFPGDVALNQPDMCVYRRGRKKRVPYTKLQLKELENEYAINKFINKDKRRRISAATNLSERQVTIWFQNRRVKDKKIVSKLKDTVS, from the exons atgAGCCGCGCGGGCAGCTGGGACATGGACGGGCTGCGGGCGGACGGCGCTGCGGCCGGAGCGGCCCCGGCCTCGTCCTCCGGCTCGTCCTCGTCCTCGGCGGCGGCCGCGGCGCAGGGCCAGGGCCGCGGCTTCCTCTCGGCGCCGGTGTTCGCCGGGGCGCACTCcggccgggcggcggcggcggcggcggcggcggctgcggcggcggcggcggcggcctcgGGCTTCGCCTACCCGGGGACCTCGGAGCGCGCGGGCTCCGCCTCGTCCTCGTCCTCCGCCGTGGGGGTGGCCGCGCGCCCCGAGGCGCCCTCCGCCAAAGAGTGCCCGGCGCCGGGCGGGGCGGCGGCACCCCCGGGCGCCCCGGCGCTGGGCTACGGCTACCACTTCGGCAATGGCTACTATAGCTGCCGCATGTCGCACGGCGTGGGCTTGCAGCAGAACGCGCTCAAGTCGGCGCCGCACGCCTCGCTGGGAGGCTTCCCGGTGGAGAAGTACATGGACGTGTCTGGCCTGGCCAGCAGCAGCGTGCCGGCCAACGAGGTGCCCGCGCGAGCCAAGGAGGTGTCCTTCTACCAGGGCTACACCAGCCCCTACCAGCACGTGCCGGGCTACATAGACATGGTGTCCACCTTCGGCTCCGGGGAGCCTCGGCACGAGGCGTACATCTCCATGGAGGGCTACCAGTCCTGGACGCTGGCCAACGGGTGGAACAGCCAGGTGTACTGCGCCAAAGACCAGCCGCAGGGCTCCCACTTTTGGAAGTCTTCCTTTCCAG GGGATGTGGCTCTGAATCAGCCAGACATGTGTGTCTACCGTcgggggagaaagaagagggtaCCCTACACCAAACTGCAGCTCAAAGAACTGGAGAATGAGTATGCCATTAACAAGTTCATTAACAAGGACAAGCGGAGGCGGATCTCGGCTGCCACAAACCTATCTGAGAGACAAGTGACCATTTGGTTTCAGAACCGAAGAGTAAAAGACAAGAAAATTGTCTCCAAGCTCAAAGACACAGTCTCCTGA